The Streptomyces sp. CC0208 genome window below encodes:
- a CDS encoding RICIN domain-containing protein, whose translation MSYLSSRHHHRVPLGRTTAATMAAALAATAVVLAGGSAHAVPTSSTTLVVNAAQTLRSVTHVGTGSLYGLADNNTPADSLVTALKPNTFIQMAPGGSQLPNGEPAPAGDSLVVAAKAARAGAKVVVRMPDWYPNFPYKWVSWSDWLSAVDKQVASVQASGATNISAYALWNEPDWTWDTANAGAFNAGWARTFKEVRAKDATTPIQGPSYSAWNQSWMSSFLTDAKASGTVPDVIAWHELQGSQDIAAHVSAYRALESSLGISPRPIDIEEYGTPSEMGNSGALIGYAAKFERTGVRDAELAFWNHYGTLGDTLTDTGGSPNGSYWTYKWYGDMSGTMLTTTPPAQTGIDGLASRNGAGNQISVLAGGCAGSCAVTVNGLNSLSAFGSTVHVKLEYSPDTGRTTASSGPITISDADYSVSNGSVTVPVTMNATDGYHLVITPSGTNTSLAGRYQITNKNSGLALDTLNAGTAQGTSVVQATSTTGTDQNWTLVSAGSGLYKIVNQKSGLLLGITNAGTADGGTALIWGDNGTADHLWQVIPAPGGYYKIANYNSGRLLGVDQMSTSSGVQVLQWTDNGTADHLWRLTAR comes from the coding sequence ATGTCGTACCTGAGCTCCCGTCACCATCACAGAGTCCCGCTCGGCCGCACCACCGCCGCCACGATGGCCGCCGCCCTCGCCGCCACCGCTGTCGTCCTGGCGGGCGGATCCGCCCACGCCGTCCCCACCTCGTCCACCACCCTGGTGGTCAACGCCGCGCAGACGCTGCGGTCCGTCACCCACGTCGGCACCGGCAGCCTCTACGGCCTCGCCGACAACAACACACCGGCCGACAGCCTGGTCACCGCGCTGAAGCCGAACACCTTCATCCAGATGGCACCCGGCGGCAGCCAGCTGCCCAACGGTGAGCCCGCTCCCGCGGGCGACTCCCTCGTGGTGGCGGCGAAGGCGGCCCGCGCGGGCGCCAAGGTCGTCGTACGGATGCCGGACTGGTACCCGAACTTCCCGTACAAGTGGGTGAGCTGGAGCGACTGGCTGTCAGCCGTCGACAAGCAGGTGGCCTCCGTGCAGGCCTCGGGCGCCACCAACATCAGCGCCTACGCGCTGTGGAACGAACCCGACTGGACCTGGGACACCGCCAACGCCGGTGCTTTCAACGCCGGTTGGGCGCGCACGTTCAAGGAGGTCCGCGCCAAGGACGCCACGACGCCGATCCAGGGCCCGAGCTATTCGGCGTGGAACCAGTCCTGGATGAGCTCCTTCCTCACCGACGCGAAGGCCTCCGGCACGGTGCCGGACGTCATCGCCTGGCACGAGCTCCAGGGCAGCCAGGACATCGCCGCGCACGTCTCCGCGTACCGCGCGCTGGAGTCGAGCCTCGGCATCAGCCCGCGGCCGATCGACATCGAGGAGTACGGCACACCCTCGGAGATGGGCAACTCCGGTGCCCTCATCGGCTACGCCGCCAAGTTCGAGCGGACCGGCGTCCGGGACGCGGAGCTCGCCTTCTGGAACCACTACGGCACCCTCGGCGACACCCTGACCGACACCGGCGGCTCGCCCAACGGCTCGTACTGGACGTACAAGTGGTACGGCGACATGTCCGGCACCATGCTGACCACCACGCCCCCCGCCCAGACCGGAATCGACGGCCTCGCCTCGCGCAACGGCGCGGGCAACCAGATCAGCGTCCTCGCCGGTGGATGCGCCGGCTCCTGTGCCGTGACGGTCAACGGCCTGAACTCCCTGTCCGCCTTCGGCAGCACCGTCCACGTGAAGCTGGAGTACAGCCCCGACACCGGCCGCACCACCGCCTCCTCCGGCCCGATCACCATCTCCGACGCCGACTACAGCGTCAGCAACGGCTCCGTCACCGTGCCGGTCACGATGAACGCCACCGACGGCTACCACCTGGTGATCACCCCGAGTGGCACCAACACCTCGCTGGCCGGGCGGTACCAGATCACCAACAAGAACAGCGGACTCGCGCTGGACACCCTGAACGCGGGCACCGCCCAGGGCACTTCGGTCGTCCAGGCCACGTCCACCACCGGCACCGACCAGAACTGGACCCTGGTGTCCGCAGGTTCGGGCCTCTACAAGATCGTCAACCAGAAGAGCGGGCTGCTGCTCGGCATCACCAACGCGGGCACCGCGGACGGCGGCACCGCCCTGATCTGGGGCGACAACGGAACCGCCGACCATCTCTGGCAGGTCATCCCGGCCCCCGGCGGCTACTACAAGATCGCCAACTACAACAGTGGACGCCTGCTCGGCGTGGACCAGATGAGTACGTCCTCCGGCGTGCAGGTCCTGCAGTGGACCGACAACGGCACCGCCGACCACCTGTGGAGGCTGACCGCTCGCTGA
- a CDS encoding carbohydrate ABC transporter permease, translating to MKSRTGSRRYTVIGLLLTAVMLFPVYWMLNVSLTPQQDMRKSPPDLLPLHPTFEGYRAVLNDQMPYLGTSLLIGVGTVVLTLLLAAPAGFALAKLKPYGGGFLGLVLLVAQMIPGIVMAMGFYGIFLDLGLLNSWWGLIIADSTIAVPFGVMIFTAFMSGIPGELIAAARIDGAGTFRTFRSVVLPVSRNALVTVSLFSFLWAWSDFVFANTLDGGGDWRPITLGIYHYIGNNNQEWNAIMATAVVASLPAAVLLVLAQRYVAAGVTAGAVKD from the coding sequence ATGAAGTCCCGTACCGGATCCCGCCGTTACACCGTCATCGGCCTCCTGCTGACCGCCGTGATGCTGTTCCCGGTCTACTGGATGCTCAACGTGTCCCTGACCCCGCAGCAGGACATGCGGAAGAGCCCGCCCGACCTGCTGCCCCTGCACCCGACCTTCGAGGGCTACCGCGCCGTCCTGAACGACCAGATGCCCTATCTCGGCACCAGCCTGCTCATCGGTGTCGGCACGGTCGTCCTCACCCTCCTTCTCGCCGCCCCGGCCGGCTTCGCACTGGCCAAGCTCAAGCCCTACGGCGGGGGTTTCCTCGGCCTCGTCCTGCTGGTCGCCCAGATGATCCCCGGCATCGTCATGGCGATGGGCTTCTACGGCATCTTCCTCGACCTCGGACTGCTGAACTCCTGGTGGGGCCTGATCATCGCCGACTCCACCATCGCCGTGCCGTTCGGCGTCATGATCTTCACAGCGTTCATGTCCGGGATCCCCGGCGAGCTGATCGCCGCGGCCCGCATCGACGGGGCCGGCACCTTCCGCACCTTCCGGTCCGTCGTGCTCCCGGTGAGCCGCAACGCGCTTGTCACGGTCTCGCTGTTCAGCTTCCTGTGGGCCTGGTCCGACTTCGTCTTCGCCAACACCCTCGACGGCGGCGGTGACTGGCGGCCGATCACCCTTGGCATCTACCACTACATCGGCAACAACAACCAGGAATGGAACGCGATCATGGCCACCGCCGTCGTCGCGTCCCTGCCCGCGGCCGTCCTGCTCGTCCTCGCGCAGCGCTACGTGGCCGCAGGCGTCACCGCGGGCGCCGTCAAGGACTGA
- a CDS encoding sugar ABC transporter permease — translation MTIARVDRRAPRSPARPREAGTPVPADGSALRRHRRRRSRLTALAFLAPLALYLAAFYVYPLYRNLDLSLRDYTVRSFVAGDAPFSGLDNFRTVLDDPTFGPAMRHTMIFTFVSIAFQYAAGLALAVFFNRHFRLAGTLRALFLIPWLLPLIVSASTWSWMLNSESGVVNYALHTVGVAPVNWLNSPHWALTSVIIANIWIGIPFNLVILYSGLQNIPGELYEAASLDGASAWQQFRRITFPLLRPVSAITLLLGLVYTLKVFDLIWIMTKGGPSDASSTLATWSYQLGFGSLLPKFGPGAAVGNILILIALVFGLLYIRVQKRQEA, via the coding sequence ATGACCATCGCCCGCGTCGACCGCCGCGCCCCGCGGTCCCCGGCCAGGCCCCGGGAAGCCGGCACCCCCGTCCCGGCGGACGGCTCGGCCCTACGGCGCCACCGCCGCCGCAGGAGCCGGCTCACCGCGCTGGCCTTCCTCGCGCCGCTGGCCCTTTACTTGGCCGCGTTCTACGTCTATCCCCTGTACCGCAACCTCGACCTGAGCCTGCGCGACTACACGGTCCGCTCGTTCGTGGCGGGCGACGCGCCGTTCTCCGGGCTGGACAACTTCAGGACCGTCCTGGACGATCCCACGTTCGGCCCGGCGATGCGCCACACCATGATCTTCACCTTCGTGTCGATCGCCTTCCAGTACGCCGCCGGGCTCGCCCTCGCCGTCTTCTTCAACCGGCACTTCCGGCTGGCCGGCACGCTCCGGGCGCTGTTCCTGATCCCCTGGCTGCTGCCGCTGATCGTGTCGGCGTCGACCTGGTCGTGGATGCTCAACAGCGAGTCCGGGGTCGTCAACTACGCCCTCCACACGGTGGGCGTGGCCCCGGTCAACTGGCTCAACTCACCGCACTGGGCCCTGACCTCGGTCATCATCGCCAACATCTGGATCGGCATCCCGTTCAACCTGGTCATCCTCTACAGCGGGCTGCAGAACATCCCCGGCGAGCTGTACGAGGCCGCGTCCCTGGACGGGGCGAGCGCCTGGCAGCAGTTCCGGCGCATCACCTTCCCACTGCTGCGCCCGGTGTCCGCGATCACCCTGCTGCTCGGCCTCGTCTACACCCTCAAGGTGTTCGACCTGATCTGGATCATGACCAAGGGCGGCCCCAGCGACGCCTCCTCCACCCTCGCGACCTGGTCCTACCAGCTCGGCTTCGGCTCCCTGCTCCCGAAGTTCGGCCCCGGGGCGGCCGTCGGCAACATCCTCATCCTCATCGCCCTCGTCTTCGGATTGCTCTACATCCGCGTCCAGAAGAGGCAGGAAGCATGA
- a CDS encoding extracellular solute-binding protein → MRNTRRTLICAVATVGALTSVAACGGGSDSSASGTGGAGGTYTFWDPYPQFDGSSAWGKLVSKCGTDAGVKVKRTAMDTTDLGNKALLAAQQGNAPDVMLVDNPVVSTLVEAGILNKTSDLGLDTKSIQKNILGAGEIDGSSYGVPIGANTLALYYNKKVLTAAGVDPASVKDWNSLTAALKKVKAAGKKGITFSAINTEEGSFQFLPWFWGAGGDLTKLDSAKGVAALSLWKGWVDDGLAPKDVLQNTQTTSWQEFATGDYAFGENGTWQLGNADKAGFDYGVISIPGQSGGAAPVPTGGEFVTVPVQKDSGRYDVTKKIVTCLTNSANLLATDTTLAYVAPSAAVQTQQVKANPELKPWVDAVAAARGRTSGGLGTKYPTISQPMWTAVQSALSGGQSPQAALDTAQKAADKGGS, encoded by the coding sequence GTGAGAAACACCCGTCGCACCCTGATATGCGCCGTCGCCACCGTCGGAGCGCTCACTTCCGTCGCCGCCTGCGGAGGCGGTTCCGACTCCTCCGCCTCCGGGACCGGCGGCGCCGGCGGGACGTACACCTTCTGGGACCCGTACCCGCAGTTCGACGGCTCGTCGGCGTGGGGCAAGCTCGTCAGCAAGTGCGGCACCGACGCAGGGGTCAAGGTCAAGCGCACCGCCATGGACACCACCGACCTCGGCAACAAGGCCCTGCTCGCCGCCCAGCAGGGCAACGCCCCCGACGTGATGCTCGTGGACAACCCGGTCGTCTCCACGCTGGTGGAGGCGGGCATCCTCAACAAGACCAGCGATCTCGGACTGGACACCAAGTCGATCCAGAAGAACATCCTCGGCGCGGGCGAGATCGACGGCTCCTCCTACGGTGTTCCGATCGGTGCCAACACCCTCGCGCTCTACTACAACAAGAAGGTCCTCACCGCCGCGGGCGTCGACCCGGCCTCGGTCAAGGACTGGAACTCCCTCACGGCCGCCCTGAAGAAGGTCAAGGCGGCCGGGAAGAAGGGCATCACCTTCTCCGCGATCAACACGGAAGAGGGCAGCTTCCAGTTCCTGCCCTGGTTCTGGGGCGCCGGCGGCGACCTCACCAAGCTCGACTCGGCCAAGGGCGTGGCCGCGCTGTCCCTGTGGAAGGGCTGGGTGGACGACGGTCTGGCTCCCAAGGACGTCCTGCAGAACACCCAGACCACCAGCTGGCAGGAGTTCGCCACCGGCGACTACGCGTTCGGCGAGAACGGGACCTGGCAACTCGGCAACGCCGACAAGGCCGGCTTCGACTACGGCGTCATCAGCATCCCCGGCCAGAGCGGCGGAGCGGCGCCGGTGCCGACCGGCGGCGAGTTCGTCACCGTCCCGGTCCAGAAGGACAGCGGACGGTACGACGTCACCAAGAAGATCGTCACCTGCCTCACCAACTCCGCCAACCTGCTGGCCACGGACACCACCCTGGCCTACGTCGCCCCCAGCGCGGCGGTGCAGACCCAGCAGGTCAAGGCGAACCCCGAACTGAAGCCGTGGGTCGACGCGGTGGCCGCGGCACGAGGTCGCACCAGCGGCGGTCTGGGCACCAAGTACCCCACGATCTCGCAGCCGATGTGGACCGCCGTGCAGAGCGCCCTGTCCGGCGGCCAGAGCCCGCAGGCCGCTCTCGACACCGCGCAGAAGGCCGCGGACAAGGGCGGGAGCTGA
- a CDS encoding beta-L-arabinofuranosidase domain-containing protein, with amino-acid sequence MSDPRSAVPSFESAAPSGQPVASVGPVRPGPDAKAAFAPAAVEVRGGFWSTRRRVNGRTSIPQGPELLESAGNLNNLRVVAGLAQGEFQGAYPFVDSDVYKWLEAASWQLAGRTPEEDGPLAAEVERIVSLVAVAQQPDGYLNTWFQLLKGGERYQDLRWGHELYCAGHLIQAAVAHHRATGRRELLDVAVKFADHIDSVFGPPGSGKPIDGVDGHPEVETALVELYRETGERRYLDLAGYFVDRFGHGLLGGEAYCQDRVPLREATDVEGHAVRQLYLLAAATDLATENGDAELRAVTERLWAAMTAAKTHLTGGLGAHHDEEDFGDPYELPNERAYCETCAAIASIQWSWRMALLTGDTRYSDLIERTLFNGFLAGVSLDGERWLYVNPLQVRDGHTDPGGDQSARRTRWFRCACCPPNVMRLLASLEHYLASSDGSGLQIHQYVTGRYTGDLGGTPVAVSAETDYPWQGTIAFTVEETPADRPWTFSLRIPQWCGTYRVRCADTAYDETDAPVTDGWLRLERTWSPGDRVVLELSLAPRLTAADPRVDAVRGCVAIERGPLVYCLEGVDHPGGGLDDIVLDPGGPLADEHRPDLLGGVTTVTASGHRRPRTETGWWPYAPADAQAPATEPAPVELTAVPYYAWANRQDGSMRVWLPTH; translated from the coding sequence ATGTCCGACCCTCGTTCCGCCGTGCCCTCCTTCGAGTCCGCGGCCCCGTCCGGACAACCGGTCGCTTCCGTGGGACCGGTCCGTCCCGGCCCGGACGCCAAGGCCGCGTTCGCCCCTGCCGCAGTCGAGGTACGGGGCGGTTTCTGGAGCACCCGGCGCCGGGTGAACGGGCGGACGTCCATCCCGCAGGGCCCCGAACTGCTGGAGTCCGCGGGAAACCTGAACAACCTGCGGGTGGTGGCCGGCCTCGCGCAGGGCGAGTTCCAGGGCGCCTACCCGTTCGTGGACTCCGACGTCTACAAGTGGCTGGAGGCCGCGTCCTGGCAGCTGGCCGGGCGAACTCCCGAGGAGGACGGCCCGCTCGCGGCCGAGGTCGAGCGCATCGTCTCCCTCGTCGCCGTCGCCCAGCAGCCCGACGGCTACCTGAACACCTGGTTCCAGCTCCTCAAGGGCGGCGAGCGCTATCAGGACCTGCGCTGGGGCCACGAGCTGTACTGCGCGGGCCACCTCATCCAGGCCGCCGTCGCCCACCACCGGGCCACCGGACGCCGTGAACTGCTGGACGTGGCGGTGAAGTTCGCCGACCACATCGACTCGGTCTTCGGCCCGCCCGGCAGCGGCAAGCCGATCGACGGCGTCGACGGCCACCCCGAGGTCGAGACCGCCCTGGTCGAGCTGTACCGGGAGACCGGTGAACGCCGCTACCTGGATCTCGCCGGTTACTTCGTCGACCGCTTCGGCCACGGCCTGCTGGGCGGTGAGGCGTACTGCCAGGACCGTGTCCCGCTGCGCGAGGCGACCGACGTCGAGGGGCACGCCGTACGCCAGTTGTACCTGCTGGCGGCGGCGACCGACCTGGCGACGGAGAACGGGGACGCGGAACTGCGGGCCGTCACGGAGCGGCTGTGGGCCGCGATGACCGCCGCCAAGACCCACCTCACGGGGGGCCTCGGCGCCCACCACGACGAGGAGGACTTCGGCGACCCGTACGAGCTGCCCAACGAGCGTGCCTACTGCGAGACCTGTGCCGCCATCGCCTCGATCCAGTGGAGCTGGCGCATGGCCCTGCTCACCGGCGACACGCGCTACTCCGACCTGATCGAACGCACCCTGTTCAACGGCTTCCTGGCCGGGGTCTCGCTCGACGGCGAGCGGTGGCTGTACGTCAACCCCCTCCAGGTCCGCGACGGCCACACCGACCCCGGCGGCGACCAGTCGGCCCGCCGCACCCGCTGGTTCCGCTGTGCCTGCTGCCCGCCCAACGTGATGCGGCTGCTGGCCTCCCTGGAGCACTACCTCGCCTCCAGCGACGGCAGCGGCCTCCAGATCCACCAGTACGTCACCGGCCGCTACACCGGCGACCTCGGCGGGACCCCGGTCGCGGTGAGCGCCGAGACCGACTACCCCTGGCAGGGCACGATCGCCTTCACGGTCGAGGAGACCCCGGCCGACCGGCCCTGGACCTTCTCGCTGCGCATTCCCCAGTGGTGCGGCACCTACCGGGTCCGGTGCGCGGACACGGCGTACGACGAGACGGACGCGCCCGTCACCGACGGCTGGCTGCGCCTGGAGCGGACCTGGTCACCGGGCGACCGGGTCGTCCTCGAACTCTCGCTGGCACCCCGGCTCACCGCCGCCGACCCCCGGGTGGACGCCGTACGCGGCTGCGTCGCCATCGAGCGCGGGCCGCTCGTGTACTGCCTGGAGGGGGTCGACCACCCTGGTGGCGGCCTCGACGACATCGTCCTGGACCCGGGCGGCCCGCTCGCCGACGAGCACCGCCCCGACCTGCTGGGCGGCGTGACCACCGTGACGGCCTCCGGGCACCGCCGACCCCGTACCGAGACCGGCTGGTGGCCGTATGCCCCCGCCGACGCCCAGGCCCCCGCGACGGAGCCCGCTCCGGTCGAGCTCACCGCCGTGCCGTACTACGCGTGGGCCAACCGCCAGGACGGCAGCATGCGGGTCTGGCTGCCCACCCACTGA
- a CDS encoding LacI family DNA-binding transcriptional regulator codes for MTAVPGSPSAGRAKLADVARLAGVSVGTASKALNGNGRMRPETRQRVLAAVEELDFRPNQHAQSLHTGRSWTVGLMTTDGIGRFSTPVLLGAEDALGAGKISVLLCDTRGDAIREQHHLRNLMDRRVDGIIVTGRRTDPRPPLKGIEPIPTVYALSPSTDPEDISVVSDDRSGARLAVEHLLATGRTRIAHVTGPAHHAAAQDRARHTVELLEHSSLELATGRVHFGEWSEAWGRSAAEAVLRIAPDTDAFFCGNDQIARGVADTLRENGLDVPGKVAIVGYDNWDIMALACRPPLTTIDTDLSEVGRQAALRLLDAIGSRPEPGRHTVPCRLVVRESS; via the coding sequence GTGACCGCTGTTCCGGGTTCCCCCTCCGCCGGACGGGCCAAGCTCGCCGATGTGGCCAGGCTGGCCGGCGTCAGCGTCGGAACGGCCTCGAAGGCGCTCAACGGCAACGGCAGGATGCGGCCCGAGACGCGGCAACGGGTCCTGGCCGCCGTGGAGGAGCTCGACTTCCGCCCCAACCAGCACGCGCAGAGCCTGCACACGGGCCGCAGTTGGACCGTCGGACTGATGACGACCGACGGCATCGGCCGCTTCAGCACCCCCGTCCTCCTCGGCGCCGAGGACGCGCTCGGTGCCGGGAAGATCTCGGTGCTGCTGTGCGACACCCGCGGCGACGCCATCCGCGAGCAGCATCACCTGCGCAACCTCATGGACCGACGGGTGGACGGCATCATCGTCACCGGCCGCCGCACCGACCCGAGGCCGCCCCTGAAGGGCATCGAGCCGATCCCGACGGTCTACGCGCTCTCGCCGTCCACGGACCCGGAGGACATCTCCGTGGTCTCGGACGACCGCAGCGGCGCACGGCTGGCCGTCGAGCATCTGCTGGCGACCGGACGCACCCGGATCGCCCACGTCACCGGCCCGGCGCACCACGCGGCCGCCCAGGACCGCGCCCGCCACACCGTCGAGCTGCTGGAGCACTCCTCGCTCGAACTCGCCACCGGGCGTGTCCACTTCGGCGAGTGGAGCGAGGCGTGGGGACGCAGCGCGGCGGAGGCGGTCCTGCGCATCGCCCCGGACACGGACGCCTTCTTCTGCGGCAACGACCAGATCGCGAGGGGCGTCGCCGACACCCTGCGCGAGAACGGGCTGGACGTTCCGGGCAAGGTCGCGATCGTGGGCTACGACAACTGGGACATCATGGCCCTGGCCTGTCGGCCCCCGCTCACCACGATCGACACGGACCTCTCCGAGGTCGGCCGCCAGGCCGCCCTGCGCCTGCTCGACGCCATCGGTTCCCGGCCGGAGCCCGGGCGGCACACGGTCCCCTGCCGTCTCGTGGTGCGCGAGTCGTCCTGA
- a CDS encoding oxygenase MpaB family protein, with translation MTDLRDRLGRAVFRRVAGPDGPANRARIHDTPGPRWFGPERPIRTVHGDASMFIGGLSALLLQSLHPLAMAAVSAHSGFRGDPWGRLQRTSTFLAVTTYGTASDAEDAVARVRSIHERVRGTTADGLAYHAADPHLLGWVHATETDSFLRAHERYGARPLDAAGYDAYVADTARVAEALGVVDPPRDRQALVRCLASYRPELRPTPEAWAAARFLLHPPVPLAVRPFYGVLAANAVALLPPWARSVLRLPRIPVVEGLAVQPSGLLLTHTIRWAMTSGARSRTK, from the coding sequence ATGACCGACCTTCGTGATCGGCTGGGCAGGGCCGTGTTCCGGCGAGTCGCCGGTCCGGACGGGCCCGCCAACCGTGCCCGCATCCACGACACGCCCGGCCCCCGGTGGTTCGGTCCCGAGCGTCCCATCCGCACCGTCCACGGCGACGCGTCGATGTTCATCGGCGGACTGAGCGCTCTCCTCCTGCAGTCCCTGCATCCGCTCGCCATGGCCGCGGTGTCCGCGCACTCCGGGTTTCGCGGTGATCCCTGGGGACGGCTGCAGCGCACCAGCACCTTCCTGGCCGTCACGACCTACGGCACCGCTTCCGACGCCGAGGACGCCGTCGCGCGGGTGCGGAGTATTCACGAGCGGGTGCGAGGGACGACGGCCGACGGACTCGCGTACCACGCGGCGGACCCGCACCTGCTGGGCTGGGTCCACGCGACCGAGACCGACAGCTTCCTGCGCGCGCACGAACGCTACGGGGCCCGGCCCCTCGACGCGGCGGGGTACGACGCCTACGTGGCCGACACCGCGCGCGTGGCCGAGGCGCTGGGGGTGGTCGATCCGCCCCGCGATCGCCAGGCCCTGGTCAGGTGTCTGGCCTCGTACCGGCCGGAACTGCGGCCCACCCCGGAGGCGTGGGCCGCCGCCAGGTTCCTGCTGCACCCACCCGTGCCGCTTGCCGTGCGGCCCTTCTACGGCGTCCTGGCGGCCAACGCGGTCGCCCTGCTTCCGCCGTGGGCGCGGAGCGTGCTGCGGCTGCCGCGGATCCCTGTCGTGGAGGGTCTCGCCGTCCAGCCCTCGGGTCTCCTGCTGACGCACACCATTCGCTGGGCCATGACGTCGGGGGCGCGTTCCCGGACGAAGTGA
- a CDS encoding VOC family protein yields the protein MKPPPRFTLAATTLDAPDARELAQFYLRLLGWRTRREEPDWVEIASPDGTAGLSFQTEPLFERPQWPSRGSGQQMMMHLDIEVNDLSSAADHALALGATVADFQPQADVRVLCDPAGHPFCLFVRTGPTG from the coding sequence ATGAAGCCTCCCCCGCGTTTCACGTTGGCCGCGACCACTCTCGACGCACCGGACGCCCGTGAGCTCGCGCAGTTCTATCTGCGCCTGCTCGGGTGGCGGACGCGGAGGGAGGAACCGGACTGGGTCGAGATCGCGTCGCCCGACGGCACGGCCGGGCTGTCCTTCCAGACGGAGCCGCTCTTCGAACGCCCGCAGTGGCCCTCGCGCGGGTCCGGGCAGCAGATGATGATGCATCTGGACATCGAGGTGAACGACCTGTCATCGGCCGCCGATCACGCCCTTGCGCTGGGAGCGACCGTGGCGGATTTCCAACCGCAGGCCGATGTACGCGTTTTGTGCGACCCCGCGGGCCACCCGTTCTGCCTCTTCGTGCGCACGGGCCCGACGGGCTGA
- a CDS encoding alpha/beta hydrolase: MSTNASAMYPDLSLTLSEAGAGRPALILHGGGGPATVAGLAQHLSGSAHTITPVHPGWDGTPRPAGLTGVGDLALVYLNLLRERRLSDVLVVGSSLGGWVAAEMALRDSAGSITGLVLIDAVGVRVETEPITDFFALDARGVAEHSWHDPERYYLDPAGIPAEELARRQANMATMHVLAGDPYMHNPALLSRLGQIQVPALLLWGESDRVVTPAYGAAYADAFGNGRLEVIPKAGHLPQIEQPDATFARVDAHLRRPSSTSRQR, encoded by the coding sequence ATGTCCACCAACGCGTCAGCCATGTACCCCGACCTGTCCCTCACTCTGTCCGAGGCCGGAGCGGGCAGGCCCGCCCTGATCCTGCACGGCGGCGGAGGCCCCGCCACCGTCGCCGGTCTCGCCCAGCACCTCTCCGGCTCCGCCCACACGATCACGCCCGTGCACCCCGGCTGGGACGGCACCCCCCGCCCAGCAGGGCTCACCGGTGTCGGCGACCTGGCTCTCGTCTACCTGAACCTTCTGCGTGAACGCCGGCTGAGCGACGTCCTCGTCGTCGGCTCCTCCCTCGGAGGCTGGGTGGCCGCCGAAATGGCCCTGCGCGACAGTGCGGGAAGCATCACCGGCCTTGTCCTGATCGACGCCGTAGGCGTACGGGTCGAGACCGAACCGATCACCGACTTCTTCGCCCTGGACGCCCGCGGTGTCGCGGAGCACTCCTGGCACGACCCGGAGCGCTACTACCTCGATCCGGCCGGCATCCCTGCCGAGGAACTCGCGCGCAGGCAGGCCAACATGGCCACCATGCATGTCCTTGCCGGCGACCCGTACATGCACAACCCCGCGCTGTTGTCCCGGCTGGGACAGATTCAGGTGCCCGCGCTCCTGCTCTGGGGTGAGAGCGACCGTGTCGTCACTCCCGCGTACGGCGCCGCGTACGCCGACGCGTTCGGCAACGGCCGACTCGAGGTCATCCCCAAGGCCGGTCACCTTCCGCAGATCGAACAGCCGGACGCCACTTTCGCACGCGTCGACGCACACCTGCGAAGGCCGAGCAGCACGTCGCGTCAGCGGTGA
- a CDS encoding MarR family winged helix-turn-helix transcriptional regulator codes for MHGELQELGRAVKQAQYRQHRALDSALQGIGTTLAQWDALRAISRSPGASARQLAAATFQTEQAFGTLAGRLTAQDLVERRPGHGRRIEHHLTPAGRQVLAAGHKVADKVLADCFSALPDTDRATLLDLLRRLTAQQEA; via the coding sequence ATGCACGGTGAGCTGCAAGAACTCGGCAGGGCGGTCAAGCAGGCCCAGTACCGACAGCACAGGGCCCTCGACAGCGCCCTCCAGGGCATCGGCACGACACTGGCCCAGTGGGACGCCCTGCGCGCGATCAGCCGCTCCCCCGGAGCATCCGCCCGCCAGTTGGCCGCGGCGACCTTCCAGACCGAGCAGGCCTTCGGAACGCTCGCCGGCCGCCTCACCGCCCAGGACCTCGTGGAACGCCGACCGGGACACGGCCGACGCATCGAACACCACCTCACGCCCGCCGGCCGGCAGGTCCTGGCGGCCGGCCACAAGGTGGCCGACAAGGTGCTCGCCGACTGCTTCTCCGCCCTGCCCGACACGGACCGCGCCACCCTGCTCGACCTGCTTCGGCGGCTCACCGCACAACAGGAGGCTTAA